The Chiloscyllium punctatum isolate Juve2018m chromosome 19, sChiPun1.3, whole genome shotgun sequence DNA segment accgaagtaagactaactggcctgtaattcccggggttatacctattcccttttttgaacaggggcacaacattcgccacactccagtcccctggtaccacccccgttgacagtgaagacgaaaagatcattgtcaACGGCTCtgaaatttcctctcttgcttcccacataatcctaggatatatcctgtcaggcccgggggacttgtctatcctcaagttgttcaaaatgcccaacacatcttccttcctaacaagtatctctcctagcttaccagtccgtttcacactctcctcttcaacaatctTCATGCAAtagtggtctccttcctatcgtaaagatgttgtgaaacttgaaagggttcagaaaggatttacaaggatgttgctggggtggaggatttgagctagagggagaggctgaacaggctggggctgttttccctggagcgtggaaggctgaggggtgaccttagaggtttataaacttttgaggggcatcgataggataaatagacaaagtcttttcccagggttgggggagtccagaactcgagggcataggtttagggtgagaggggaaagatataaaagagacctaaggggcaactttttcacacagtggtgcaggtatggaatgtgctgtcaggaagtggtggaggctggtacaattgcaacatttaaaaggcatttggctgtgtatatgaataggaagggtttggagggatataggccgggtgctggcaggtgggactagattgggttgggatatctggttggcatagacaggttggaccaaagggtctgtttccatgctgtacatctctgtggctctacAACTCTATAACTGTTGGAATTACTGCAGTAAAAAcaaaactgtgaatgctggaaatcagaaacaaaaacagaaaatgttggagaaactcagcaggtctgatagtaTCTACAGAGAGAAAAACTGAGTTAAGATTTCCAGTCTAGGGACCCTTTGTCAGAATGTTTCTGACTGGGAAGGCAGTTCAGTGATCCTTGATCATGTGGTTTGCTGATCAGAATTctgcttctctagcttccctctCTAGATACTTCAACTGATTTGTAGAAGTCACAAGGTGATTGGTTGACACTCTGATTTATTATTTAAAAGTCACTGCTTATGCAACAGATGAGGGGAAATAATTGGCTGTCTTTAGGTCTGAGGTGCTTTTTATTGGAGAGCAACAACTGATGACCTCTGACCCAAAAATTCCCAAGCCCCTGTTAAGCCCCCGGGGGTCAATCACATTTGTTGGCAGGCAGGTGGCTATTATCATCAATAACTGGTCACCATTTCACAGACTAATCAGCTACTTAATGGCAGCCAAATCTCCATTTGTACATAATCCCATGGTTCCAGCTTTTCTGTCACAATTCTTTACTCCAATGTTCGAACCACTAGCTGTAAACAGCACTTACAATGAGGGGCAGCTAACTTGCTTTGAAAAAATATTGTAATCTTTCAGAAATCCTTGACTTTTGAAGCagtccttttcccatttcagccaatatagaaaaataaaaaagaaacagTCTTTACAGTGAGGGGGGCACCACTAAGTTTCTGTGCTGCCCTCAATGAAATGGGCATGGGCAGGTTAAAATCCATTATCCCCATGCCCAAATATAGACCATTTCCAATTCTTATCTAACTTTTTAGAAAATTCTTTATAGATGTGCAATATGAAGTCTTGCAGTAAAACTTACCATTCTCACAGGTCTGAAAGACATCATACAGTCAGTGCGATAGCTGTTGGACCAGGAGTCCCAACGAGGATATTCTCCCTTCTCCAACATGAACATCTCACCACAGAAGTTCTGCTGTTCATAACCCACCCACCTGATAAATAAATTATTGCAACAAAATCAAGTTTGTCCTTGCATGTTACACAATAAACCAATTTAGTAAAAAGGATAATGCTTTGTAAAATGAAATGCATGTTAAAAGATTCAAGTTGAAAAACTAAAAATATGTAATTTGTCATGAGTCATTGGATCTTGAATATACTCACTGACTGATCATCGCGAGTGCAGAATTACAATGATTAATCGAAGTTCTGTGTTTCATAACGTAGTTAATGTGTTCCCACAACTTGTAAGCCAAGGTTTATAATGTAATTTCTAAGGCACAAATATCCTACTGATGCTCAATGTGGTAAACCAAAAGTAACCATTTTGGCCAGGTACCAGAGGGTTACTGCTCCCTGGGCAAACCATAATGTTGTATAAATTAATAACATAATTGTAGGAAGTGGTATTACTTATTTATGTATATGCAAATCAAAATATGAATGACTCATCTCTGAATTTGTGGTCTGATATTAGTTAAGTGTAGGAGGTGTGTTGTGCACTCCCTATTTGAAGATCACCATTCTGTGACATATGTTACGCCCTCAAAATCTGAGGCAGAGCTTCAGAAGATAAGTATGTCAGCATAAATATGTATTGTAAAAGAAATAGGTCTCATCCCGACTTACTATTGACTCACTACCAATAAGCTGAACTCAAGTATTCAGGACCCTGATGTTTAAACAAAAGGAACTGTGTCCACCTGCAAAAGCTGGGAAAAATGCCAATGCATCAGGAAAGTTAATGTATAGTTGCACTACAGAACACACAAATCGATTCTCAAAGCAAGCTCTTACGGTCCACACTCAACACGGATGGACCCCACTTTATCGAACCCCCGATCACAGATGTTTCTGCACTCTGTATTGATATCCATCCTGCGACCTTGGAAGTTTTCATACTCATATATGATCATCTAAGAACAAAAATGGCACAAAGGAATTTCAGTTAACATCTTATAATTGAAGCATTAAAATTGAAGTATAAATCATGCACTTAAAACCTTACCTTGCATTATTAATTCAAAAACGTATACTATGAACACTGGGTATATGAATGTTTCGTGTGCCACTGAGATATGGAGCAGCGGGGTCTTGTATTCAACATCTGTGTTTGGCAAGTTAGTTCAGATCTCAGTACTTGGGTAGTTAAGGAAGTAGCCAGAATTCTCACCCCCTCTTATTATCAGATGACTGCTGCTCACATGTAGACATTATTAAGGTCAGGATTGGTTTTGACTGCAATTTATATTAAATTCAAATCCACGCTGTCTCAGAGCACCAATGAAGGATAGTCACCTGTGATCACTTGAGCAAGAGAGAATGGGCTTGCTCATAGGGCTATTGTGGTATATTgatagtgcccctacctctgagccaggaggcctaggttcaagtttggctgctccagaggtgtacaaTATCATCTCCAAATTGGTTGATTTGAATATACCTTTGGCTTGTTCCTTCCCAAACATGTATAATTCAATAAGAGGGAAGTTAAAACTGATATTTTACTCTATGTCAATTTCAAACCATAACTATTTGCAGGAAGTTAAAGTCTGGTAAAATTATTTTAGGCAAATGAATATTGCACTGTTTTCTAAGTACAGAGATATAGTAATTGCAATGCAAAATACTTCACAATAACAATGCTTATTGATTATCATTGTGTATGCTATGGAGTCTCAGTCAGTAAGTGGACTGACCCTGGATCATACCTGTCACAAACTTTCTAATGACAAGCCACAAGTTAGCTCACATTAAGATACTTCTATAACAGAAACTGTTACTTAATAATAAATCTTCATTTGCACTAAACTGTACCTACTCTAATATCATTAATAGATAATTTAtaaaattgaaataaaaacacaCCAATACACCTACCCTGTTAGTGCGAAGACTTGAAGCAGAATGGCTTCCAATACTACCCTGAGTTCCAGTGTGAGACATTGTGACAACTGTtaaaacaataattgaaatataaTCAATTTATTTTGCTTTAGTTGCTAAATGGTTTTATACATATTTGCTTAACTTGATTTTTCCTAAAATTTTATATTTTATGAAGTTTTCACAACAGTTCATAAGTTTAACTTTTTGGAAGTATTATAATGGCTCACCCAGAAACAGCTCAATCTTTTGCCAGACAAGAGAgaatatgaaaagtgatgtttcaACCTCAGTTCATCCTATTTATATATCCAATGGATTTGCTTTTtgcattttctttcttttcaaaCAGGTTAGATCATAAAGggataaacaaaacaaaatgtcaTTACACTGAAGCAGCA contains these protein-coding regions:
- the crybb1l3 gene encoding crystallin, beta B1, like 3: MSHTGTQGSIGSHSASSLRTNRMIIYEYENFQGRRMDINTECRNICDRGFDKVGSIRVECGPWVGYEQQNFCGEMFMLEKGEYPRWDSWSNSYRTDCMMSFRPVRMDGQDHKICLHECANFDGRKMEICDEDIPSLWVYGFQDRVASIKVIGGTWVGYEYPGYRGYQYVLECGSYKHWNEWGAQQPLIQSMRRVKDQQWYKRGCFEFIN